A stretch of DNA from Spirosoma endbachense:
GGCGCTATCTGATCGAACAGGGGCCCGTCTCTGAACAGCAAGCCGTCCGGTGGTTTACCGATATTCTGGATGCGATGACGTATGTACATCAGAAAAATTACATTCATCGCGACATCAAGCCTTCTAACTTATTTCTGACCCGCAACGGCCAGATTAAGGTGATGGATTTCGGGATTGCCAAGATCGTTAATGCCAACCTGGAACTGACCGAAACGCATACCAATATCGGCTCTCCGCAGTACATGAGTCCGGAACAAATCACGACGCCTAAAGCTATTGATTACCGGACCGATATTTACTCGCTGGGTGTGACGCTGTATGCGCTCTTAACGGGTAGAAAGCCTTACGATGATTCCTACGGCTCGTCGTATACCGTCCAGGCGGAGATTGTTAAAAAGCCACTACCGCCAATTCCGGGCGTATCTGATCACGTCAACGCTGCCATCCAGAAAGCCACGCAAAAGAACCCTGCCGATCGGTTTCAGAGTTGCGATGAGTTTAAAGACGCATTGATGGGTGTGAAACCCAGTGTGATTGAGCTCGATGACGAAAAAACTCAGATTAAAGACAACACTAATGGCCGACTGAATCTAATCGATAATGGTCAGAAAAATGACCTTAACGGTTCGATAGATGACCAGAAAAAACGGACCGACGATGCTATAAAGACGGATGATAAAAAGAAAACAGCGGTTCAAAAACCAAAGACGCTCCGGAAACTGCTGCTTGTATTTGTAACCATCGCGAGCCTAGGCGCCCTACTTGGTTGGTTCTGGGTTCAGACTGTGAAAGGGGAAATTACAAAAGGGGTCGAACTGGCCGATAAAGGGGAGTACACCGAAGCGTTCTCCATCCTTTATAAAAACCGTGATTCGCAGTTCATGACGCCCATAGCCATCAATCATTTAGGGTATATGTACGGAACCGGTACGGGAACGCAGCAGGATTATAGCGAAGCGCTGCGCTGGTACTGGAAGGCCGCCGACAAGGGCTATATGCTCAGTTTAAGTAACATCGGAGCTTTATACCAGAACGGTCTGGGAGTGGAGCGGGATTATCAGAAAGCACGGGAATATTATGAACGGGCTGCTGCCGCTGGTATCGCTAAAGCAAAATACAATCTGGGCGAACTGTATACGAATGGGTATGGCGTTAATCGAAACCTATATGAAGCAGCCCGCTGGTATCGGGAGGGTGCTGAATTAGGTGATGCCAGTGCACAGTATAAACTTGGGTTGGCTTATCATTATGGAAGTGGCGTGAACCGCGATTATTCCCAGGCTGAATATTGGTACCGGAAATCCGCAGAACAGCGCTATGCGGAGGCTCAGAATGCATTAGGTGCTCTTTATTATTTTGGCTACATCGGCGGTAAAGGCATCGACTACGCAACGGCCCGATTCTGGTATGAGCAAGCCGCCAGACAGAATAATATGTATTCACTGTATAATCTGGGCTATATGTCCGACTACGGCGAAGGCGTTGTCAGGGATTGGAACGTAGCCGTCGATTATTACAAACGAGCCGCCCGGCTTGGTTATGCAAAAGCCCAGAATCGCCTGAATCAATACTCTATTCGCTGGTAATCATCGGAAGTTGACCTGGAACCATGGCATGATTCCAGGTCAACTTCCGATGATTACCAGGGCCGCTGAATCAGTTCTTCGACAACTCTTAATCTTGCCTAACACCATGACTC
This window harbors:
- a CDS encoding serine/threonine-protein kinase; translated protein: MQTQFLTYTLSQKLGEGGMATVWYAENFLGKRFAIKVLKPGMEGKEKLAERFRLEAKMMVSLEHPNIRQVFDFHEDENTMAIIMEYLDGEDLGRYLIEQGPVSEQQAVRWFTDILDAMTYVHQKNYIHRDIKPSNLFLTRNGQIKVMDFGIAKIVNANLELTETHTNIGSPQYMSPEQITTPKAIDYRTDIYSLGVTLYALLTGRKPYDDSYGSSYTVQAEIVKKPLPPIPGVSDHVNAAIQKATQKNPADRFQSCDEFKDALMGVKPSVIELDDEKTQIKDNTNGRLNLIDNGQKNDLNGSIDDQKKRTDDAIKTDDKKKTAVQKPKTLRKLLLVFVTIASLGALLGWFWVQTVKGEITKGVELADKGEYTEAFSILYKNRDSQFMTPIAINHLGYMYGTGTGTQQDYSEALRWYWKAADKGYMLSLSNIGALYQNGLGVERDYQKAREYYERAAAAGIAKAKYNLGELYTNGYGVNRNLYEAARWYREGAELGDASAQYKLGLAYHYGSGVNRDYSQAEYWYRKSAEQRYAEAQNALGALYYFGYIGGKGIDYATARFWYEQAARQNNMYSLYNLGYMSDYGEGVVRDWNVAVDYYKRAARLGYAKAQNRLNQYSIRW